The following proteins are co-located in the Nonlabens ponticola genome:
- the metH gene encoding methionine synthase, whose amino-acid sequence MPDKQVNEFRPLKLSGLEPLVITPESNFVNVGERTNVAGSKKFLRLINEDKFDEALEIARDQVDNGAQIIDINMDDGMINGKAAMVKFLNLIAAEPDISRVPIMIDSSKWEIIEAGLQVVQGKCVVNSISLKEGEEEFVKHAKAIKRYGAAVIVMAFDEVGQADTYERRIEIAKRSYDILVDKINFAPEDIIFDLNIFPVATGMEEHKLNALDFINGTRWVRENLPHASVSGGVSNVSFSFRGNNKVREAMHSAFLFHAIKAGMNIGIVNPALLEVYDDIDKELLEYVEDVLLNRRDDATERLLDYAESVTQTVRTSTIDNSWRETPLQDRITRALIKGIDAYIIEDVEEARQVSSAPIEVIEGHLMTGMNVVGDLFGSGKMFLPQVVKSARVMKKAVAYLLPYIEAEKEKNLKENPDFLSSTSSPKVLMATVKGDVHDIGKNIVSVVLACNNYEIIDLGVMVPPEKILDAAIEHQVDIIGLSGLITPSLDEMVYIAKEMKRRNFEVPLMIGGATTSRAHTAVKIAPEYDGTIVHVNDASRAVTVAGELTGDKGDDYHAFAKAKKEEYTKLRNDFLGRAKKKDFLTIEQARENKLQLDWSNYQPVKPKELGVHELEAIDLKEVVPYIDWSPFFRSWDLHGRYPDILTDAVVGEQATDLFADAQEMLKKIIDENWLVAKALYGLFPANSNEQDDIEVKGTDQDFIFRTLRQQSKKAVGKPQIALSDFIAPQESGVQDYIGVFCVSTGFGVPERAAQFEKDHDDYNSIMLKALADRLAEALAEYLHLRIRKEFWGYASDEQLENNDLIKEAYKGIRPAPGYPACPDHLEKETIWELLQVEKRIGVKLTESLAMWPAASVSGYYIAHPESRYFGLGKIKEDQVKDYADRKGISFAKAEKWLNPNIAD is encoded by the coding sequence ATGCCTGATAAACAAGTGAACGAATTTAGACCACTCAAACTTAGCGGACTCGAACCGCTAGTCATTACTCCCGAAAGTAATTTTGTCAATGTAGGCGAGCGTACCAATGTAGCGGGTTCCAAAAAATTCTTGCGTTTAATCAATGAGGATAAATTTGACGAGGCACTGGAAATAGCAAGAGATCAGGTGGACAATGGTGCGCAGATCATCGACATTAACATGGATGATGGAATGATCAATGGCAAGGCTGCCATGGTCAAATTCCTCAATCTCATAGCAGCAGAACCGGACATTTCGCGGGTGCCTATCATGATCGACAGTTCCAAATGGGAAATCATCGAGGCTGGATTGCAGGTTGTTCAGGGAAAATGCGTGGTCAATTCCATCAGCCTTAAGGAAGGCGAGGAAGAATTTGTCAAACACGCCAAAGCTATCAAACGCTACGGCGCCGCCGTGATCGTCATGGCCTTTGATGAAGTAGGTCAAGCAGACACCTATGAACGCCGCATTGAGATTGCCAAGCGCAGTTACGATATCCTGGTGGATAAGATAAATTTCGCGCCAGAGGACATCATTTTTGACCTGAACATATTTCCAGTGGCAACTGGAATGGAAGAACATAAACTCAACGCACTCGACTTTATCAATGGCACGCGTTGGGTGCGAGAGAACCTGCCGCATGCCAGCGTAAGTGGTGGCGTGAGCAATGTGAGTTTCAGCTTTCGTGGCAATAACAAAGTGCGTGAGGCCATGCATAGTGCCTTTCTATTTCATGCTATAAAGGCTGGAATGAACATCGGTATCGTGAACCCAGCACTGCTGGAAGTTTATGACGATATCGATAAGGAACTGCTGGAGTATGTAGAAGATGTCTTGCTCAATCGTCGGGATGACGCCACTGAACGACTACTCGATTATGCCGAGAGCGTTACTCAAACAGTAAGAACCAGCACGATAGATAACAGTTGGCGTGAAACACCTCTACAGGATCGAATCACACGAGCTCTTATTAAAGGTATTGACGCCTACATCATAGAAGATGTCGAGGAAGCCAGACAAGTATCCAGCGCGCCGATCGAGGTCATAGAAGGTCACTTGATGACAGGTATGAATGTCGTCGGCGACCTGTTTGGTTCTGGAAAAATGTTCCTACCGCAAGTAGTCAAGAGTGCACGCGTTATGAAAAAGGCGGTAGCCTATCTGTTGCCCTACATTGAAGCAGAGAAAGAAAAGAATTTAAAAGAAAATCCTGATTTTCTTTCCAGCACCAGTTCGCCAAAGGTATTGATGGCCACCGTAAAAGGTGACGTGCATGACATCGGGAAAAACATTGTTTCGGTAGTACTTGCATGCAATAATTATGAGATCATTGATCTAGGCGTCATGGTACCACCAGAAAAAATTCTGGATGCTGCAATTGAACATCAAGTGGATATCATTGGCCTGAGCGGACTCATCACGCCGTCGCTGGATGAGATGGTTTATATCGCCAAGGAGATGAAACGACGCAATTTTGAGGTGCCTTTGATGATAGGTGGTGCGACGACTTCGCGAGCGCATACGGCCGTCAAGATTGCACCAGAATATGACGGAACCATCGTTCACGTGAATGATGCCAGTCGTGCGGTAACCGTCGCTGGAGAATTGACTGGTGATAAGGGTGATGACTATCACGCTTTCGCGAAAGCTAAAAAAGAAGAATACACTAAACTGCGCAATGACTTTTTAGGTAGGGCCAAGAAAAAGGATTTCCTAACGATTGAGCAGGCACGAGAAAATAAACTACAATTGGATTGGAGCAATTACCAACCTGTGAAGCCGAAGGAACTTGGCGTTCATGAGTTGGAAGCAATTGATTTAAAAGAAGTTGTTCCATACATTGACTGGTCGCCGTTCTTCCGCAGTTGGGATTTGCATGGTCGTTATCCTGATATTTTGACCGATGCCGTCGTGGGCGAGCAAGCGACAGATCTTTTTGCAGATGCTCAAGAAATGTTGAAGAAAATCATTGATGAGAATTGGTTAGTGGCAAAAGCACTCTACGGTTTGTTCCCAGCAAATTCCAATGAGCAGGATGACATAGAGGTCAAGGGAACTGATCAGGATTTTATATTCAGAACCTTGCGCCAACAATCCAAAAAAGCGGTTGGAAAACCTCAAATCGCACTATCTGACTTCATCGCACCACAGGAATCCGGCGTTCAAGATTATATAGGAGTATTTTGTGTGAGCACAGGTTTTGGTGTTCCAGAACGAGCTGCGCAATTTGAGAAGGATCACGACGATTACAATTCCATCATGCTCAAAGCTCTTGCCGACCGACTCGCCGAAGCGCTAGCCGAATATCTGCACCTAAGAATACGTAAGGAATTCTGGGGTTATGCCAGCGACGAGCAGTTGGAAAACAATGACTTGATCAAAGAAGCCTATAAAGGAATACGACCTGCTCCAGGTTATCCAGCCTGTCCAGATCACTTGGAAAAAGAGACGATTTGGGAATTGTTGCAAGTAGAAAAACGCATAGGCGTAAAGCTTACGGAAAGCCTTGCCATGTGGCCGGCAGCCAGTGTTTCCGGCTACTACATTGCACATCCAGAATCACGCTACTTTGGGCTGGGCAAGATTAAGGAAGATCAGGTCAAGGACTATGCAGACCGTAAAGGAATCTCTTTTGCGAAAGCGGAAAAATGGCTCAACCCAAACATCGCTGATTAA
- the metF gene encoding methylenetetrahydrofolate reductase [NAD(P)H], whose amino-acid sequence MKITDHIKNADDTLFSFEIIPPVKGKSIQELYNNIDPLMEFKPPFIDVTTSREEYIYIEKQGGLLEKRLTRMRPGTLGICAAIQNKYDVDTVPHLLCGGFTKQETEYLLVDCQYLKIENVMALRGDARKEEKRFESTDGGHEFAIDLVKQIENLNQGNYLHEVIEISCDVDFCIGVAGYPEKHEESPSLQSDLKRLKDKVDAGADYVVTQMFFDNQKYFAFVKAARKRGIEVPIIPGIKPIATKRHLQLLPQTFHLDMPQELVEAVENCKNNKDVRQVGVEFCIEQCRELLEHDVPVLHFYSMGKSDNIYDIARAIF is encoded by the coding sequence ATGAAGATTACAGACCATATCAAAAACGCTGACGACACGCTCTTCAGTTTTGAAATTATACCGCCAGTCAAGGGCAAATCCATACAGGAATTGTACAATAACATCGATCCCTTGATGGAATTTAAGCCGCCATTTATTGATGTGACAACCTCGCGCGAAGAGTACATTTATATTGAAAAACAAGGTGGTCTTCTGGAAAAACGATTGACCAGAATGCGTCCTGGAACGCTAGGAATTTGTGCGGCAATCCAGAATAAATATGATGTAGATACTGTGCCGCACTTGCTTTGCGGTGGGTTCACCAAACAGGAAACCGAGTATTTACTGGTTGATTGTCAATACCTCAAAATTGAGAACGTCATGGCGCTGCGCGGCGATGCGAGAAAGGAAGAAAAACGCTTTGAAAGTACTGACGGCGGTCATGAGTTCGCAATCGATCTAGTCAAACAAATAGAAAATCTCAACCAGGGTAATTATTTACATGAGGTGATTGAGATCTCGTGCGATGTTGACTTTTGCATAGGTGTGGCTGGCTACCCAGAAAAACACGAGGAATCGCCATCCTTGCAATCAGATCTCAAGCGATTGAAAGATAAGGTAGACGCAGGTGCAGATTATGTGGTGACGCAAATGTTTTTTGACAATCAAAAATATTTTGCCTTTGTCAAAGCCGCTCGCAAGAGGGGAATTGAGGTGCCTATCATTCCTGGAATCAAGCCTATTGCCACAAAAAGACATCTTCAATTATTGCCGCAAACCTTTCATCTGGACATGCCGCAAGAATTAGTTGAGGCCGTAGAAAACTGCAAGAACAATAAAGACGTACGTCAAGTGGGCGTGGAGTTTTGCATTGAGCAGTGTCGTGAGTTATTGGAGCATGATGTAC